The window CATCCAGGCACCGGGCGCCGTCGAATGTTTTTAATTCACCTGCGGCGGAAAATTCCCACTTCTGATTGGCGGCCCCGTGACAATCGAAGATGATGGCGGCCGTGCCGGGCTGCTGGTTGCCTTGGGCTACGTCCAGGCAACGTTGCGAAGCGCTGCTGACGAGCGTTGCCGGGGTTGCCGCAAACGCCGGCAGGACAGTCAATGCCCCAAGGCCGACAATCGCATGCATCACCGCAATACGGCTTGCCCGACGTCGGGCGGTAAACCGATGAGTTGCCGCGGAGATTGCGGGCTGTACGTACAAATACGAATAAGTCGAGTCGTTCGGGATAGGTCGCATCAGATTCGTCCTCATGAATGCGGTGGGTGGAGTACGCCCGGGCAAAGTTGGCGCAGTGTGAAACGATAAATGGACACGGTTCATCAGGACCGCAAACAAACGTCACTGTCCAACTTGCATACATGAACTTTTTATAACTATACAGCCCCGATGGCGGGCTGGACAGCTTGATTTGCGCAGCCCGGCTCCTAACCCCCGATTCCCGCACCTTACTCATTCATCGCATACCCTTGCCACCGCTTCAATTTCAATCAAGGTTTGCGGGGACGCCAGCGAGGCGACACCGATGCCGGTGAGCGCCGGCCGCGATGCGCCGAAGTATTTGCTCATCATCGGCGCCAGTGTCTCCATATAATCGCCCAGTTCGCCCCGCACATACACGCGCAGCTGCAGCACATTGCCGGCCGACGAACCAGCCGCATCGAGCACCGTCAACAGGTTCTGCAAGGCGCTCTCGGCCTGCGCTTCGATGCTGTCGTGTTTGACCTGGTAATTCGTATCCCAATCGACCTGCCCCGATACAAAGACAAGCCCACTGCCGCTATCGACCGTGGCCTGCGACATGCCGAACGGTGCGCCGTCATACAAGGCGGCGGGATTGATCTGTTTGATACGCATGAACGACCTC of the Massilia violaceinigra genome contains:
- a CDS encoding RidA family protein; this encodes MRIKQINPAALYDGAPFGMSQATVDSGSGLVFVSGQVDWDTNYQVKHDSIEAQAESALQNLLTVLDAAGSSAGNVLQLRVYVRGELGDYMETLAPMMSKYFGASRPALTGIGVASLASPQTLIEIEAVARVCDE